DNA sequence from the Oryza brachyantha chromosome 5, ObraRS2, whole genome shotgun sequence genome:
ccggctgTGCTGGCCGCCTCCGGTGTGCAGCTgccgggaggaggagcgcTGCCCACGGAGGCGCCCGTGCCGGGGAAGGCGCGCAGTAAGCGGTCCCGCGTCGCGCCGTGCAACTGGTCGTCGCGCCTGCTCGtcctgccgccgcccccggcctcgccgccctccccgGCGTCCGTGGTCATCTCGCCGTCCGAGTCGggcaccgccgcgccggcatTCCCGGCCAAGAAGGCGGCGAAGTCCGCCAAGAAGAAGGACGCGCCAACCCCCGTGGCGCCGCCGAACGCGGCAGcccaggcggcggccgagggaaGGAGGTGCTTCCACTGCGAGACGGACAAGACGCCGCAGTGGAGGACGGGGCCCATGGGGCCCAAGACGCTGTGCAACGCGTGCGGGGTGCGGTACAAGTCCGGGCGGCTCGTGCCGGAGtaccggccggcggcgagcccgaCGTTCGTGGTGTCGAAGCACTCCAACTCGCACCGCAAGGTGGTGGAGCTGCGGCGCCAGAAGGAGATGCAGCTCCtgcaccagcagcagccgcagccgcacgTGGTCgcgggtggcgccgccgccggaggcctGCTCCACGTGCCGAGCCCGCTGCTGTTCGACGGGCCGTCGGGGGCGCCGCTCATCGCCGGCGCGGACGAATTCCTGATCCACAACCGCATAGGACCGGACTTCCGGCAGCTCATCTAGGAATATGATTCATTAGCCCAGGAATAATTCAGCAACAAAAacagctaattttttttaggagtTGTTTCTccatgtttggtttttcagcttatcttttttttttcttttttggttctGCAACCTGTTTTTTTGGTTACTCTCTATTTCTCGGCTTCTTAAATTTAtctctgtttcttttttgagattttaGACTTTTTCCCCCCTTAGAAGCCAACTCTGAGGAGTTTCTTTGGTAgcataatctttttttttctctttcaatTTTGTAATGCAGGAGACTCttagaagaagaggaaaaacaGGAGCAGTTTCAATTAGTTCAAAGCACCCACTACTTCTTTTTACACGTGATTTTCCAATCTTGTCTGTGTTTTGGTGAGCAAGATGATCGTGCCCTTGTGGTGGTGAATCGATCAATGTTATGATAAGGGAGAGGGGGGCATGCATGCTGATGATGCTGGTGCGCACAAAGTGACACAAATGTGGTGCGTGCAACCATGttgttaaacaaaaaaaaggtgcaCGTGATCATCAGAATCTTGGCTAAAACACACATGTAAAAGAACCACACTTGCTCTTTCGTTCTTAGGATTCTGTTTTACGAGTTGAACCGGGTGGGCCCAGGGTGTCAGCCACTGTCGCAAAGTTGGTGAAAGAATTATGCTTATGGTTGTAgcagcatgcag
Encoded proteins:
- the LOC107304201 gene encoding GATA transcription factor 12-like, which codes for MEVAADCAGGVRVKREASGGGGGGDMFLVDDLLDLPCDDEEEEETGLGGAYGAGAGAGAGAGAGGGGGGDERAAGNASADSSTVTAVDSCSNSFSGLADGDFSGGLCVCEPYDQLAELEWVSSYMGEETLPTEDLRKLQLISGIPAASAAPRAPPPAVLAASGVQLPGGGALPTEAPVPGKARSKRSRVAPCNWSSRLLVLPPPPASPPSPASVVISPSESGTAAPAFPAKKAAKSAKKKDAPTPVAPPNAAAQAAAEGRRCFHCETDKTPQWRTGPMGPKTLCNACGVRYKSGRLVPEYRPAASPTFVVSKHSNSHRKVVELRRQKEMQLLHQQQPQPHVVAGGAAAGGLLHVPSPLLFDGPSGAPLIAGADEFLIHNRIGPDFRQLI